The following coding sequences lie in one Labrus bergylta chromosome 13, fLabBer1.1, whole genome shotgun sequence genomic window:
- the ube2al gene encoding ubiquitin conjugating enzyme E2 A, like, whose protein sequence is MSTPARRRLMRDFKRLQEDPPAGVSGAPSENNIMVWNAVIFGPEGTPFEDGTFKLIVEFTEEYPNKPPTVRFVSKMFHPNVYADGSICLDILQNRWSPTYDVSSILTSIQSLLDEPNPNSPANSQAAQLYQENKREYEKRVSAIVEQSWRDS, encoded by the exons ATGTCGACCCCGGCCAGAAGAAGACTTATGAGAGATTTTAAACG GCTACAAGAGGACCCTCCAGCTGGTGTCAGTGGTGCACCATCTGAAAACAACATCATGGTGTGGAATGCAGTCATATTTGG CCCTGAAGGAACTCCTTTTGAAGATG GTACATTTAAACTCATTGTAGAGTTTACAGAAGAATACCCCAACAAACCCCCCACAGTACGCTTTGTGTCAAAGATGTTTCATCCTAATG TCTATGCAGACGGCAGTATATGTTTGGACATCCTGCAGAACCGCTGGAGTCCAACTTATGATGTGTCCTCTATTCTTACATCTATCCAG TCCCTGCTTGATGAGCCAAACCCCAACAGTCCAGCCAACAGTCAGGCCGCTCAGCTGTACCAGGAGAACAAGCGGGAGTACGAGAAACGCGTGTCGGCCATCGTAGAACAAAGCTGGAGAGACAGTTGA